The genomic stretch GTTTTTCAAATTCAAAGGATACATATTGTGGTAAATCTTTTTTTATAACTTCCAGAACATTTGAGTAGTCATTTAAATCCACATTTTCCTTATATGGAAAAATATATCTATACCAGAAATTAAATAACTGATCATCTATCTTATACAAAAAATTTTTTATTCTATGTGGATTTTTTGTAAATGCTGGATATATTCTTTTTACTATCTTTAAAAGTTGAAGGGATTTTAAATAAGGTTGTATTTTCCTGGAGTCTTTTTCTCCAATAAATGTTGTTATTTCATTGATCCTTGTCTTTCCGTTAGCGAGCGCTTCAAGAATAGATTGATATACAGAAGTTTCCCTTAATTCTTGAGTTAAAATAAAATATGGTTCTTCTTTCAATGGAGCACCAAGCGTTAAAAATAGCTTTTCTATATTCTCAAAAATATCAAGATTATTATCCCATAATTGTAAATAATATGGAATACCTCCTATAATTGAATAAATACCATCTTCAAAAATTCTAAAACCCTATTGTCTACAATACCTTCATATTATCTTCTTAAGAGGTTTGCCTCCCTGGTGTATAATATAATTGGTTAAATTATAGTTTAATTCGGTAAAATTAAACTATACACTTTTACAGGGAGGTTAAACCATGAGTAATAATCCTAAACAATTTTATCTCGATTTTGTCTATGATGAATATATGAAATCTAATTCTTCTTTTGCTTATATCCTTACCATTTTTGATTATATTGACTGGTCTCTTGTTCCTGAGATTAAAA from Marinitoga hydrogenitolerans DSM 16785 encodes the following:
- a CDS encoding ATP-binding protein; protein product: MKEEPYFILTQELRETSVYQSILEALANGKTRINEITTFIGEKDSRKIQPYLKSLQLLKIVKRIYPAFTKNPHRIKNFLYKIDDQLFNFWYRYIFPYKENVDLNDYSNVLEVIKKDLPQYVSFEFEKQSINYLKEKFNLIEAGNYWNKDIEIDMMGKDFDNKIYAAEIKWRNRKMNVKDFYNLKLKTERLKMEIDNFILVSKSGFEENLIRLLEEEKVILIEFTAEKGWKILKNSDGIH